The genomic window ACATCTCATAGGCGGTCAATTTTATTGCTCAATATATCAATAAAACTATCCGTCTACGGGGACCTTAAATGCAAACACCATTGATTATCAAACCCAAAATCGTgtaaatattacatataataaagcctTATGTACTAACACTGTAATAATTTAAGTTTGTACATTATATAAGACAAATTAAGTTTTATGATTaacttccgacgtttcgaggacggcgctgtccccgtggtctcggtaaatcttaaaacttaaatatgtaCGCGACTtatcccgttttacaatttaataatttctgCAATGTTTTCTAAGAAAGGTatagattattattatagatatattcgtattttatattgattcgTTATATTGCTTtctaataaaaagaaaaataatgaaaatcatCACTTAGGGTAGGTACAGGGTAGGGTTAATATGGACCTTTGTGGAATCCTATATAGtattcgagaaaaaaaaaaacgagtttactaacattataaataagttATAAATAGCAGCAAACAAGATTGGGACtaatatttcaaattatttacTTGAATCTCAAACCAAACAAATAAGTATAGTTGAGTTTTTCAATCAACATGCCAACTTAAATGTCATGCGACAAAAAGAGATGACAAATTAATGAGAAtcacaaaataataacaatccttttgaccgccaagtcccaaaaaaatctaaacaaaattaattaagtagTTGGTTTATTCGtttaaaaatctaaatcaataataaaaatacagaaaCTTTTTTAATCACATATTTTGTCCGTTACTTCTTGACGTTCATTCACGTCATGGCATTAAGGGCACTTTCTATGCGCGTGTATGGACGTTCTAGGCGGTCAAAGGGTTAAATATCATAATACCTCACTATTCTAATTTAACATAAGTTTTTAATTAAGATGACGACAAACTACGCACTATCTAGCAAGATTCGATTACTTTTtaagtgaataaaaataaaagtatgtacTATGAGTTACATTTTTCGAAATCTATTGTCATAGTTTTCAACTAAAGTTGTAAAATCTTGCGTGTGAGTTTTCGTCACCTTTTTGCCCTTAGGGTAAAATACCTTATCGCTGGCATCCCACCAATGTTTGCTAACTTCAACCTTATTTTATAGCAGCAGTAGAGGGTTTTTCCCAAAAAATGGTGACTTTTCAGGGCCATCAATCGGTATTTTACCCCAATAAACTTCACTCAAATCTGATACCCCTCATATAAATCTGAAGTTGACAATCTGTGTATAAACCTAATAAATAAAGACTTTAAAGTTGTAATGACAGCTGTCACATGCACAAACATGAAgacatctgttttttttttacgaaaatttGAAGCTCCACAATATCGTTAGAcgttacaacaaaaaaaaaaacaattactaaATCTGAAATTAAACTCAGCGCAGTTTAAACGAACTTTAAATGCGGTATCAAATTCAAGTGCCACATATTCCGACTCCGTCTCAACAACGCAACCTTAATCCCTCGTAGCGGAGATGATAGTCAGAATGTACATGAAGATGTTAATAATATCCAGATACAAGTTCAGGGCGGCGAAGATGTACTCCTCGGGGCTGATGCTGTACTTGTGCTTGCCGCCCATCATGAGTTGCGTGTCGTACACGAGATACATGGAGAAGATGAGGGCGCCGATGGATGCGTACACGAGTTGGAGGGTGTTGTTGCGGACGAACATGGCGACAATACCTGAGAATACGAAAGTCATCATCTTCCTGGCGtcgtcccggctttttgccacggctagggaatgcaaaccggtttttatttatatgaaatttcggttaataaccggttattttCATACAATTGAAAACCGGTTTGTGTTACCTAGCCACGGCTCATCGGAGCTTGGGGTCCGATTGGCATCCGCTTACTTGTTTTTATGCCCTAGATACTGAAATGACATTTGGATTTGCTAACTGCTCAATCCAGTTATATTTTAGCACAAAACCAGAGAGATTAGGTAGAATTTTAGTCTGGGATACCTATGAAAAACAAACCCTAATATGTCGATAGTGAGTTAAAGATTCGACACATCTCACGCATATTAAAATTCGACCTATAATTTCCGGATGGTTTTCAGTGATGGTCAGTTCCGACAATGGCACTTGAAAAGTCATGAAATTCTcggtttttatttcatatttgtcATATTTTCCCACACAAACGCGTGTCGCAAAAGCCATTAATTATAGACTTCTACATTTTCTAGAAAATGGGGACCGCAAGTTGTCTTAAAACTCACCAAGCAATAGCAGCACAACCGTAGCGCAGACGAGGAATCCGCCCATCATGGTGAAGTCCCATTTGGTCTGCAGAGCGAATATTGTCAGGGCGAGACACACAGCTGCCGTTACTCCCACTGCCATCATCACCTGAAACGTACAATTAATAtgagcaaaaaaataaaataaactatcgCCTAGATACTGAACTATAGAACTGTTTGTACGCCTAATGGCAAGACCGTGGTGATTCCATATCATTATGTTCCATCATTGTATGTACCCATGTTCTACAGACAATAGAGAGAGAGGGGGATGAATGTTGCTCACGTCCGCAGGTAGAATACCCTTAGTCACCCTGCACGTGTCCCCTGGGTGGTGCCAAACGAGCAGCAACTCTTGGCCGCTGCACATTGTTCTCTCTCGAAGGACCTCGCAGCGCTTCACACGAATCGAAGATATACATGCAATCGGAATGTTACCACATGCGAACGGCTCTTTACAGAGTCACTCGACAAAAGACATCGGCCCTTCAATCCGGATATGTCAGCTGAATGTAGAAGGAATTAGTAAAGCTAAGTCGGACTACTTGCAAAAGCTACTATATGATATTAGAGCTGACGTTGTCACAATCCAAGAGACCCACACTAAGGACGATCAGGACTTCGAATCCCGGGCAACCATCCAAGGCTTCACGCTGATCAAGGCCATCAATCACCCTAAGTACGGCATTGCTACCTACGTTAAAAGCAGTTTGCAAGACGTCAATCTCATCCACCACGCCGACGCTGGGAACTACAGCCTAATTGCAATCGTAGTCAACGGTCTGCGTGTAATTAACATCTACAAACCGCCGAGCGCATCATGGAAAGATAACACTATCCCTACTTTCGAGCACCCCTGCATCTATACAGGCGATTTTAACAGCCACCACACTAACTGGCGATACCAAAACGATGATGCCAACGGTATTGCCCTTGCTCAATGGGCTGAGGGTAACAACCTACACTTAGTGTTTAACGCCAAAGACAAAGGCTCCTTTCACTCAGCGCGGTGGAAAAAAGATTATAACCCGGACCTGACTTTCGTCACTCGGGACTGCAATGGTCTCCCCCTGTCAACCACCAGGAATATCCTACACGACTTTCCTAACAGCCAACATCGCCCTGTGCTCTCGGAAGTTGGCATCAAAATACCTGTGGTCAACTCCATGCCACTCCCGAGATGGAACTTTAACAAGGCTGATTGGCAAGCCTACAGGAAGAAAGTGGATTCCTGCATTCGTTTTATTCCTGCCACCGCCCAAAACTACGGACGCCTCGTAGGCCTGCTGCTAAAAACAGCCAAGTCCCATGTAAAGCGTGGGTATAGAAAGGAGTACATTCCCGGATGGAACAAGGAAATCGAACGCCTCTATGAAAACTTCATCAAAACGGGCGACTGTGATGTCGGAGCTGAGTTGCTTCAGTCACTGGATCAAAACCGCGAGGAAAAATGGAAAGATACTGTCTCCAAATTGGACTTCAGACACTCCAGTAGGAAAGCCTGGCGCACATTAAATAAACTCACTGGAAAAGGAATATCGACTCCACCTGCTAGCTCAGACATTCATCCGAACCTGATCGCCAACAGGATAGTGGAAACTTCTAGAGCAAAGAGTTTGAAGACAGACACCAGAACGATCCAAAACCAGTTCCGAGCCCTGAAACGAAATCTTACAACGGACCTAAGCCTAGCCATACCTTTCTCTATAGAAGAAGTTTCGGAAGCAATCAAAAACCTGAAACCAGGGAAGGCGGCTGGTACAGACGGAGTGTACAACGAGTTTCTACTCAACCTGGGCCCAAACTCACACCGCTGGCTGGCTGCGTTCTTCTCAGATATTTTGTCGTCGAATTTCCTCCCTAAAGCGTTTAAAGAGACCAAAATCATAGCACTCCTCAAACCGGGAAAATCGCCGAGTGACGCCTCGAGCTACCGACCTATAGCACTCCTGAGCAGTTGCTACAAGCTCCTAGAAAAGCTGTTGCTAAAGCGCATCGGGCCTCTAATAGAAAAGGTACTACCACCCGAGCAGGCTGGTTTCAGGACTGGTAGAAACTGCGCTGACCAGGTGCTAGCGCTCACGTCCCATATTGAGGCAGGTTTCCAGAAGGGGTTTAAAACGGGCGTTGCTTTCATCGACCTCACGGCCGCCTATGATACTGTCTGGCGGGATGGGTTACTATTTAAACTCCTCTCCGTAGTCCCAAACATCAAGATCATGAAACTCATCTCGAACATGTTAGCGCAGAGGCTCTTTACCGTCCTCCTTGGCAACAAATCAAGCCGGCAACGAAAGTTAAATAACggtctcccccaaggctcgGTTCTAGCTCCTACACTCTTTAACTTATATATCCATGATCTTCCCATCACCAACGTCAGAAAGTTCATCTATGCGGACGACATAGCGCTGTCCACTCAAGCCAAAGACTTTGCTTCCCTCGAGTTAGTTTTGTCTGAAGACCTGGAGAGGATGGCCTCCTTTTTGCGAATATGGCGACTCACTCCTAGCCCCGCAAAAACTGAAGTCACCTGCTTTCATCTCCACAACAAGCTGGCAAACTACGAGTTAAATGTACACTGGCAGGGAAAAAGACTGACGCACAACTTTGCCCCTAAGTACTTGGGAGTCACTTTAGATCGTTCACTCACATTTAAAGAACATCTTACAAAATTGGGTAGAAAACTGCAAACCAGGAACAACATCCTCAATAAACTTGCTAGTACTTCGTGGGGAGCGAATGCAGACTGCCTGCGCACCTCAGCCCTGGCCCTCGTTTACTCTACTGCCGATTACTGCTCACCGGTGTGGCTGGAAAGTCGACGTGGAACTCAACAAGTCGATGAGATGCATTTCTGGCACCATTCTTTCCACTCCAACTTACTGGCTCCCGGTCCTATGTAACATTGCTCCTGCCAGACTGAGACGGGAAGAGGCCCTTTTAAGGGAAACCCAAAAACTTATAACTACAGTGGTCCTCCCCGGGCGTCAAGAGTTCCTTAACCCCTATTATCATCGACTCAAATCACGTCACCCACCTTGTAAGCTGGCTAAGACTCTAACAGAATCCAGACACAGCCTTAAAGAAAAGTGGTCTTCTGACTGGCAGTCAAAGACAGACCTATCTGTTAGTAGCCTTATCTCACCCGGTGTGAAAGTGAAGGGGTTCAGTCTCCCGCGACATGAATGGTGCAAGCTGAATAGAATGCGGACAGGGTTCGGCCGTACCGcacattttaaacatctttGTGGATGGATCGACTCGCCCAGATGCGACTGTGGCGCCGAGTCGCAGACTGTCCAACACATAGTCCAGGAGTGCCCCCTCAGAGCCTACCCCGGAAGCCCCGATGACCTGTTCTCACTTACCCCTGACGCAGCCCAATGGCTGAGAACCTTGGATATAAACCTGTGACATACCtgttatattttcgatttatttgtgactttttatgccattcgattaaataaataacagacaataaacgaattacgaattagataataaATTCGAAAGCATAATTTTTGTttggaaggtttttttttaatgtagctaCCTAAAACATCAAGCAAGCAAGCCGTCACGCGAACACGCGCTGTACGAGCCGAGCGGGGCATAGCACGGGCAGAGCGAGATGTCAAGTCACACACCATGACTAAGTCACTGACCGATTGGGTGAGTGACTGAGTGACCGAATGAGTGATCGAGTGACCAGGTTAATGGCCGAATGGATAAGTAACCTAATGAGCGAGTGGCTGGGGTGTGACAGGCTGAGTGACGGAGCAGCTGAGTTGGTGAGTGACCGAGGTAGAAAGTAGACAATTGCGTGAGTGACTGAGATGGTGAGTGGCCGAGATATCAAATGAATAGTTGCGTGAGTGACCGAACATTTCAGACTTACCGCTTCAGGCGCCTTGGTGCTCGACACGGCGCCGAGCAGGAAACTCTCAGCGAGAGTGAAGATACCCAGGAAGATGAAGTTCAACGGCGCCTGACAACGCACGTTGCCGCAGCACGCCATTACGATCAAGCAGACTATAGTCACGGCTAGGGCTACGAACCTGCACGCCATCACTTGAATACAGCACACGCACTATACAAGCCAAGCGAAACAGCGCGTGCAGAGCGAGATGTCAAGTCACACGTCATGACCAAGTCACTGACCGACTGGGTGAGTGACTGAGTGAGTGATCGAGTGACCAGGTTAATGGCCGTATGGATAAGTAACCTAATGAGCGAGTGGCTGGGGTGAGTGACAGGCTGAGTGACGGAGCAGCTGAGTTGGTGAGTGACCGAGATAGAAAGTAGACAATTGCGTGAGTGACCGAGATGGTGAATGACCGAGATAGCAAATGGATAGTTGCGTGAGTGACCGGAAATTTCAGACTTACCGCTTCAGGCGCCTTGGTGCTCGACACGGCGCCGAGCAGGAAACTCTCCGCAAGAGTGAAGATGCCGAGGAAGATGAAGTTCAACGGCGCCTGACGACGCACGTTGCCGCAGCACGCCATCACGATCAGGCAGACTATAACCACGGCTAGGGCTACAAAcctagaagaaaaaaaatgaaaattaataatCATTAACAGTAGACGAACTTTATAAAACACTGGCCTTTCAGGCCAGGGGTGTCCAACGACCTGCAAAAAAGCATAtaccatacatacatataaatcatataatcacgcctaaaTAGGCGTGAAATCCCATGCATGTCGGGAaatcccggaggggtaggcagagaccgcggatttccacttgctacgatcctgacatacctctttcgcttcctttactttcataacattcaaagtattacctaatatttataataatagtatgGTGGAGGGTTGATTCAgttttctgccaacaaactgctctgcagtttggcagataagtgcttatattataactattactgTAATCtcatttttgaatttaaaaaaagaaagattACATCACATAGCAAACGAACCGCTCGCTATCGCTGTTAACCCGTTTAAGAGCTACGGTGACACAAACGAACACACATACATAGCTGTCAAAACTTAGTTATagtacagaataaataatagtactaccgtacagaaaggaaacttcctacaaaaccgaagtttgacaccgattcagggacgaatcatgctgtccctttctaatatatggcactatccctttcagctatttagggttgtcaaaattcaagtaattattttatctgcggtcgtgcacgcaaagggacgtcaagttgtgtcaaccctaataattgttgcaatgcaatgctgagccgaacggagccgagaatacccgaaaggaggagtttcgcacccctggttaTAGTtagttgcatatgaagttgtttACTTACATCATGTAGGAATGTGATCTAAACCACACCTTGGAGCCCTCGTGGTAGGTGAAAAGTGTAATGAACGCCATAGTGATCAGCAGCTGACACATCAAAATGGAGTACACCTGAagacattataaataaaatattatataatattatgagaCAATTTTATTACACAAACCTGTCATTCTATTTATTACTgcaggtatttaaaaaaattgtttaattgtatatcaatatatacctaacataataattatggaTTATTgtatccgaaataaatgttttcatttcatttaattttattccataaagcacattTTATTGCTGCACTAACGATACCTtgtaaattacctattcgcacgtgtatcgaacaacgttttacagtacatatgaccctttaaactttcgacatatgcacaaaaagtgcactttacgcattGATAgctttgttttccgcttactgctcctaaTACACTAGCTGTGTACTTTagatttgaaattattttattaaggtagggcactcaaggtgtacttattattacattatttttgtatatgactgtttgttgcctaaataaataaataaaaataaaaaacaaaagatttcgcccaacgtggggctcgAACCCACGACCCTGAGATTAAGAGTCTCATGCTCTACCGACTGAGCTAGCCGGGCAGTTGACACCTCCATCGAAATTAGGGAACACCTTGTCAACACGACATTATACAACGCCCATGGCAAATATGAACTTTAACTTCATTGGAATAAAGTCTAAAATTAACCGTACAAATGACTGTTACGATATTTCGACAGTTATTCTTCACGGTTCGCTAAGCTTGATATAATACTGGCATtgctaaataaaaagtaaagtttTGGTCATGAATACGTATTACGTaaataaatacgataaaaaaGTCCTAAATAAGTAATTCGACGTCAAGTAACTTATTTATCTAAGTAATGAATTATTTTTCTAAAGCTAGGTACATTTtacctattaaaacatttaaaacctatttaaaaaattgcTTATTGTGGAAATAAGTCGAtctgcatattttttttttaaatattgattcatGGGTGAAGCCTGGGATCCGCGTATTTGCGTTGGCACTTCTTTTAAAAAGGTCAGTACCAAATGATATAACCCAGAGGGAAAATTTGTTACCAAGGAGATCATATCATTgagaaacattattttttttcgcaGCTACCGACTAAACAAGCAATGGCAGGACGACCAGAACCAAGGGCCTAACAcgctttgatagagaaagatagccttattgcgattcctataagaggaaatagaaaataatgacatgttttattaaatcacatttagaaacgggtctatcgcgaatttattttgttacctttatttaccgacgtttcgacacaggtcgtggtcgcggctaactgacgtcccagaccacgaccagtgaaacctgtgtcgaaacgtcggtaaataaaggtaacaaaataaattcgcgatagacccgtttctaaatgtgatttaatatgtgtttaaaccgcgaaagttttaaatgttataatgccATGTTTTGTCTCTATCACTGACCgaacattttttcatggtcgggttatgtgTGCCTGTTCATGCACACATCCATACGCAAGGaattggacatgcaaaccggttaaattgcgtagtataaattttatatgaatattctctattaaggggcctactgattatcagtccgccggacggtatcagcctgtcagttagaacaaaaagttgacagttaataataactgacaggctgatatcgtccggcggactgataatcagtgggcccctttaccccCGGCCGCTCGGTGGcgcatctataactacttgtatatactatatatatgacCAAAACGCATGTTAGCGTTGAGTCACTTGTGTCTATGTAGCGACTGCCTTGGCCCAACAGTGggcacaaaataataaaaaaaaaacccttaccTTACGAATAAAGGACTTGCGAATACTCTGGTCATTGAAATCGAACCCCTTGACGGAACCATCTTCCCCCAAATCTGATACGCCTGGTTGTCCGTATCCACccgcctgaaaaaaaaaacattaacaaaTGTAGGTATGTCAAAAATAGGGTAGGTATAGGTGCAGGGAATAATAATTGAAAGTACCGGGATTTCCAGGGAATTTTCAAGACAGTCAAAACCGGTACTGAAAAATTGGAATCCCGGTTCATCGGGTCTTAAAATGTGATATTTGAAAGGATATCCGTAAAACAAAAAGCGGACGAAaaattattcattcatttatcaGAACTAATagcaaaacaattatttatttaatcgaatggcaaaatcacaaataaatcgaaaatatatCAGGTATGTTTACGTCACAAGTTTATATCAAGGTTCTCAGCCATTGAGCTGCATCAGAAGTAAGTGAGAACAGGTCATCGGGGCTTCCAATAAATAAACTCAGTAACGAAAAgtcccgggaattcccggtttcGAATCGATACCGGAAATCTCAGTCAGGATCGTATCGTAAGAAAAGTATTTGAGCCACCGGTCTCGCATACCCTAGAAGGCCTAGGAAGTAAAGAGTTTAAACCTgactaattattttgttttcaatagTCCTCCTTATGTTGGTAGTAAGTTAAAATGTAGCTTATTACATACCGTGTCTTAAAAAATCATCGATTAAAACTGGTTTCATTAGTGGCGAAGCTACTTAAATGACTTTACACTGGTAATATGAGTTATCTAACCACAATGCGACGTTTTTCAATATGACACAATAgagaatacagaactttatgACATATATGGAATCAGATCTTTCTATATATTTTGGAGACTCCTAAAACCGTAACATTCCGAAATCGTGCCTATTAAATACAGTAGGCGCTCGGTATTTTGGCGTTCGTCAGTAAGCGTTAGATGGCGCTCTATAATCCGGCATTTTAACCCCATTTTAAATTACAGAGCGTTTGCACTGTTCGGTAGTGCTACGTGTTTGTTTTCGTGCTTTTATTTCTCATACAAATCCACTAATCCGTCAGTCCCAAGCTCCCAACAATCCGGCAAAGGAGAAAACATCGGGTGCCGGATTACCGAGCGCCtattgttatattataacagtttgggattctttttttttattttcttgacaATTTTAATGTGAATTCTTTTTAGCATGACCtacaatttataatgtaatatttattaaaacatgacatacatgtaaaacaacACTTTGTCCTGAAAATGCCATTGTATTCCATATTGCATCTTTAAGTCATAATTTGGCgttcaacagaaaaaaaatacacttctatccAATTCTACTTCCACTTGCACTTTTTAAACAATTTGTTGTACGATCGAAACGTTGGAGTACTTTTCAATtattaacttttattataatttgtaaataaaccATCAACCATTTTTAATTCATAACCTACTagatttatattacttatttcattttacagttttttataagttaacgCGATTAAAGAGCGGTTTCCTGCTTTaatataacttttataataaaatattcaattaaaattCAGTTTCGACggtttacaattaaaatattctaCCTATATCCGCAAAATattagttaggtacctaaaaaAATTCGCGGAGCGTCATAGCCAGGCTGAAATCCAGGCTGAGGTGCAGGCTGCGGGGGATAGCCACCTTGCGGCGGATAGCCACCTTGCAGAGGATAGGCACATTGAGGAGGGTAGCCATCTTGGGGAGAATATAGCCAACCTGCAGGTAAATACAAGCCAAGATAAAATTATCTACTTACTTCACCAGCATACCCCGGAGCGCCATAGCCCGGCTGGAATCCAGGCTGAGGTGCATAGCCAGGCTGCGGGGGATAGCCAGCTTGCGGAGGATAGCCACCTTGCGGCGGATAGCCACCTGGAGGGGGATAGCCACCTTGCGGGTAGCCTCCTTGCGGATATCCACCTTGCGGGTACCCACCCTGGTTCTGGTCTGTGGATTTAAAAGAGAATTGTAAGTAATTGATGATTGTTTCTTATTCATTCAGCAACAGAAATAGCAAAGCGGGTAAGGTGGTCAAAATGATCTCAGGGTGCATAGTCAACATTCCGATCGTTTACACTCCGTAGTGatagaaacgcaactgtcactgtcgcacttatatggaagagtgatagagagacacaaagggtttcgttgtcgtagcgcaagcgattatTACTTTGGCTAGACACCCTGAACACATCACACGATAAACAATTTTCGCTGCGGATTGTACGTAGTAGAAAATTGTTACGTAGTacacagtaagctgcagagataactaacccccctccccccatgTAAACAATTTTCTATGCAGGGAGGAGTCAGTATAGACACCGCAATCCACTACCTATACAGTTCTTATTGAAACAAAGAGCGAACGGCCGCCAGTATTTTAGCGAGGCCGAGGACCGATTGACTCAAATCAATGACactcatataaa from Cydia strobilella chromosome 11, ilCydStro3.1, whole genome shotgun sequence includes these protein-coding regions:
- the LOC134745637 gene encoding protein lifeguard 1-like isoform X2, whose product is MYQNQGGYPQGGYPQGGYPQGGYPPPGGYPPQGGYPPQAGYPPQPGYAPQPGFQPGYGAPGYAGEAGGYGQPGVSDLGEDGSVKGFDFNDQSIRKSFIRKVYSILMCQLLITMAFITLFTYHEGSKVWFRSHSYMMFVALAVVIVCLIVMACCGNVRRQAPLNFIFLGIFTLAESFLLGAVSSTKAPEAVMMAVGVTAAVCLALTIFALQTKWDFTMMGGFLVCATVVLLLLGIVAMFVRNNTLQLVYASIGALIFSMYLVYDTQLMMGGKHKYSISPEEYIFAALNLYLDIINIFMYILTIISATRD
- the LOC134745637 gene encoding protein lifeguard 1-like isoform X1, which translates into the protein MWQNPGVYPGDQNQGGYPQGGYPQGGYPQGGYPPPGGYPPQGGYPPQAGYPPQPGYAPQPGFQPGYGAPGYAGEAGGYGQPGVSDLGEDGSVKGFDFNDQSIRKSFIRKVYSILMCQLLITMAFITLFTYHEGSKVWFRSHSYMMFVALAVVIVCLIVMACCGNVRRQAPLNFIFLGIFTLAESFLLGAVSSTKAPEAVMMAVGVTAAVCLALTIFALQTKWDFTMMGGFLVCATVVLLLLGIVAMFVRNNTLQLVYASIGALIFSMYLVYDTQLMMGGKHKYSISPEEYIFAALNLYLDIINIFMYILTIISATRD
- the LOC134745637 gene encoding protein lifeguard 1-like isoform X3, producing the protein MCQLLITMAFITLFTYHEGSKVWFRSHSYMMFVALAVVIVCLIVMACCGNVRRQAPLNFIFLGIFTLAESFLLGAVSSTKAPEAVMMAVGVTAAVCLALTIFALQTKWDFTMMGGFLVCATVVLLLLGIVAMFVRNNTLQLVYASIGALIFSMYLVYDTQLMMGGKHKYSISPEEYIFAALNLYLDIINIFMYILTIISATRD